In one Nocardioides luteus genomic region, the following are encoded:
- a CDS encoding ABC transporter substrate-binding protein, with the protein MAATTLAACGSDSEGSSSEEGFGTISMQYSWIKNEEFAGEYYAEDKGYYKEAGFDAVNGISGPDTGVAKLLSGKVQVAINDAASVGSAIAEQEAPLKIIGATFQKNPFTILSLKDGGNIATPADLKGKKIGVQDSNVNVFKAILAANGLEEKKDDITVVPVDFDPTPLMEGQVDGFMAYLTNESITVELAGHEVTNLPYAENGVPYVAETYTVTDQYLAENRDLLKALLTAEIKGWTETFKNPSDDVVKVITTHYNEAASDSDGLEASFGELDPVKTKRGLEESQKLISTPETEKNGLFTISEELQQQTVDSLAAAGWEVSAEDLFDTSIIDEIYEENPELKDYQK; encoded by the coding sequence GTGGCCGCCACGACGCTGGCCGCCTGCGGCTCCGACTCCGAAGGCAGCAGCAGCGAGGAGGGCTTCGGCACCATCTCGATGCAGTACTCGTGGATCAAGAACGAGGAGTTCGCCGGCGAGTACTACGCCGAGGACAAGGGCTACTACAAGGAAGCCGGCTTCGACGCGGTCAACGGCATCTCGGGCCCCGACACCGGTGTCGCCAAGCTGCTCTCCGGCAAGGTGCAGGTCGCCATCAACGACGCCGCCTCTGTCGGCTCCGCGATCGCCGAGCAGGAGGCGCCGCTGAAGATCATCGGCGCGACCTTCCAGAAGAACCCGTTCACGATCCTCTCGCTCAAGGACGGCGGCAACATCGCGACGCCGGCCGACCTCAAGGGCAAGAAGATCGGCGTCCAGGACTCCAACGTCAACGTCTTCAAGGCGATCCTCGCCGCCAACGGGCTGGAGGAGAAGAAGGACGACATCACCGTCGTCCCGGTCGACTTCGACCCGACGCCGCTGATGGAGGGCCAGGTCGACGGCTTCATGGCCTACCTGACCAACGAGTCGATCACCGTCGAGCTCGCCGGCCACGAGGTCACCAACCTGCCCTACGCCGAGAACGGCGTGCCGTACGTCGCCGAGACCTACACCGTCACCGACCAGTACCTCGCCGAGAACCGCGACCTCCTCAAGGCGCTCCTGACCGCCGAGATCAAGGGCTGGACCGAGACCTTCAAGAACCCCTCCGACGACGTGGTCAAGGTCATCACGACCCACTACAACGAGGCGGCCAGCGACTCCGACGGTCTCGAGGCCAGCTTCGGTGAGCTCGACCCGGTCAAGACCAAGCGCGGTCTCGAGGAGTCGCAGAAGCTGATCTCGACCCCGGAGACCGAGAAGAACGGCCTGTTCACCATCTCCGAGGAGCTTCAGCAGCAGACCGTCGACTCGCTCGCCGCCGCCGGCTGGGAGGTCTCGGCCGAGGACCTGTTCGACACCTCGATCATCGACGAGATCTACGAGGAGAACCCGGAGCTGAAGGACTACCAGAAGTAG
- a CDS encoding GntR family transcriptional regulator, translated as MQGPRRRSVFASRLVSSAGDGEQPHVIEDLRLAILSGEEPPGTLIPIASVATFFGVSQIPVREALKVLTGEGLVEHRPHVGYAVAKLTFAEFRELYDVRAALETSALRVAVRSATEADDERVRSAHSAMAAAVARGDERGYHVESRRFHRALIAPAGMQRLLHMYDSAWNMTEPARPMSRVAEVDRALLHGDHDAMVAAFCARDADRLVTESAAHYEHLKTAIEVFRSDPDVFRQP; from the coding sequence ATGCAGGGACCCCGGCGCCGTTCCGTGTTCGCCTCCCGCCTGGTCAGCTCCGCCGGCGACGGGGAGCAGCCGCATGTCATCGAGGACCTCCGGCTGGCGATCCTGTCCGGCGAGGAGCCACCCGGAACGCTCATCCCGATCGCCTCGGTGGCGACGTTCTTCGGCGTCAGCCAGATTCCCGTGCGCGAAGCCCTCAAGGTCCTCACCGGCGAAGGGCTCGTCGAGCACCGCCCCCATGTCGGCTACGCGGTGGCGAAGCTGACCTTCGCCGAGTTCCGCGAGCTCTACGACGTACGCGCCGCCCTGGAGACGTCCGCGCTGCGCGTGGCCGTCCGATCGGCCACCGAGGCCGACGACGAGCGCGTACGCAGCGCCCATTCCGCCATGGCGGCAGCCGTCGCCCGAGGCGACGAGCGCGGCTATCACGTCGAGTCGCGCCGATTCCACCGGGCGCTGATCGCGCCCGCCGGGATGCAGCGGCTGCTGCACATGTACGACTCCGCCTGGAACATGACCGAGCCGGCGCGGCCCATGTCGCGCGTCGCCGAGGTAGACCGGGCGCTCCTCCACGGCGACCACGACGCCATGGTCGCCGCCTTCTGCGCGCGCGACGCGGACCGGCTCGTCACCGAGTCGGCCGCCCACTATGAGCATCTCAAGACCGCCATCGAGGTCTTCCGGAGCGACCCGGACGTGTTCCGGCAGCCCTGA
- a CDS encoding NCS1 family nucleobase:cation symporter-1, with translation MTEVTAPPAYHPRLSNEDLDPLPEQKWGWYNIFAFWMSDVHSVGGYVTAGALFALGLTGWQVFVCLIAGIVLVQIFCNLVAKPSQQTGTPYPVVSRASFGVLGANIPAIIRGSIAIAWYGVQTFLAAGSLTIVILKLFPSLATYATADHSFLGLSYLGYVSFAILWVAQALVFWRGMESIRRFIDFCGPAVYVAMLALCVYMLYRADWNVSFSLSDKELTVGQQVTAMLGAIALVVSYFSGPMLNFGDFARYGKSFKAVKTGNFWGLPVNFVLFSLLTVLTASATIPVFGELITDPVATIERIDTYTAVLLGGLTFVIATVGINIVANFISPAFDFSNVAPQKISWRMGGMIAAGGSVLLTPWNWYANDEAIFWTLGLLGALIGPLFGILIADFYLVRGQKIVVDDLYTLSESGTYYYTRGTNPKAVYALVVAAAFSFASVLVPKLGGVLTWLPDYSWFIGCGIGFVAYYVFSEAAATEPSSEPATEPASEPA, from the coding sequence ATGACCGAGGTGACAGCACCGCCCGCCTACCATCCCCGACTGTCGAACGAGGACCTCGACCCGCTGCCCGAGCAGAAGTGGGGCTGGTACAACATCTTCGCCTTCTGGATGTCGGACGTGCACAGCGTCGGCGGGTACGTCACCGCCGGAGCCCTCTTCGCGCTCGGCCTCACCGGCTGGCAGGTCTTCGTCTGCCTGATCGCCGGGATCGTGCTGGTGCAGATCTTCTGCAACCTGGTCGCCAAGCCGAGCCAGCAGACCGGGACGCCCTACCCAGTGGTCTCGCGGGCCTCGTTCGGCGTGCTCGGTGCCAACATCCCGGCGATCATCCGCGGGTCGATCGCGATCGCCTGGTACGGCGTGCAGACCTTCCTCGCCGCCGGGTCGCTCACCATCGTGATCCTCAAGCTCTTCCCCTCGCTGGCGACCTATGCGACCGCCGACCACTCCTTCCTCGGCCTCTCCTATCTCGGCTACGTGAGCTTCGCGATCCTCTGGGTCGCCCAGGCCCTGGTGTTCTGGCGCGGCATGGAGTCGATCCGCAGGTTCATCGACTTCTGCGGGCCGGCGGTCTACGTGGCGATGCTGGCGCTGTGCGTCTACATGCTCTACCGCGCCGACTGGAACGTCTCCTTCTCGCTGTCCGACAAGGAGCTGACCGTCGGCCAGCAGGTGACGGCGATGCTCGGCGCGATCGCGCTCGTGGTCTCCTACTTCTCCGGCCCCATGCTGAACTTCGGCGACTTCGCGCGCTACGGGAAGTCGTTCAAGGCCGTCAAGACCGGCAACTTCTGGGGCCTTCCGGTCAACTTCGTGCTCTTCTCGCTGCTCACCGTGCTCACCGCATCGGCGACCATCCCCGTCTTCGGTGAGCTGATCACCGACCCGGTGGCCACGATCGAGCGGATCGACACCTACACCGCCGTCCTGCTCGGCGGGCTGACCTTCGTGATCGCGACCGTCGGCATCAACATCGTCGCCAACTTCATCTCACCGGCGTTCGACTTCTCCAACGTCGCCCCGCAGAAGATCTCCTGGCGGATGGGCGGCATGATCGCGGCCGGCGGCTCGGTGCTGCTGACCCCCTGGAACTGGTACGCCAACGACGAGGCGATCTTCTGGACCCTCGGCCTCCTCGGCGCCCTGATCGGGCCGCTGTTCGGCATCCTGATCGCGGACTTCTACCTGGTCAGGGGCCAGAAGATCGTCGTCGACGACCTCTACACCCTCTCCGAGTCGGGCACCTACTACTACACCCGGGGCACCAACCCCAAGGCCGTCTACGCGCTCGTGGTGGCCGCAGCGTTCTCGTTCGCGTCGGTGCTCGTCCCGAAGCTCGGCGGCGTGCTCACCTGGCTGCCCGACTACTCCTGGTTCATCGGCTGCGGCATCGGGTTCGTGGCGTACTACGTGTTCTCCGAGGCCGCTGCCACGGAGCCCTCCTCGGAGCCCGCCACCGAGCCCGCCTCGGAGCCCGCCTGA
- a CDS encoding aspartate/glutamate racemase family protein, translating into MRVLVVNPNSSASMTALIGECARASVGPGVVVDAIDPGAGPVSLESHYDEAIAVPHLLGVLEREGAAYDGFVIACFGDPGLHAAREILTGPVVGIAEAAMRTAAYLSRRFSVVTTLPRVIAHTWSIARDYGVADLVGGVHACRIPVVDLETDPEAYATILAACRRALAEDGSEAIVLGCAGMADLCARLSKELEVPVVDGVAAATAEVEKLVRLGLSTSKHDGYAAPPAKEIRVLR; encoded by the coding sequence ATGCGGGTCCTGGTCGTCAACCCGAACAGCTCGGCGTCGATGACCGCACTGATCGGCGAGTGCGCCCGGGCGAGCGTCGGCCCGGGCGTGGTCGTCGACGCGATCGACCCGGGTGCCGGGCCGGTCTCGCTGGAGTCGCACTACGACGAGGCGATCGCGGTGCCCCATCTGCTCGGCGTCCTGGAGCGGGAGGGCGCGGCGTACGACGGGTTCGTGATCGCCTGCTTCGGCGACCCCGGGCTGCACGCGGCCCGGGAGATCCTCACCGGCCCGGTGGTCGGGATCGCGGAGGCGGCGATGCGCACGGCGGCGTACCTGTCCCGGAGGTTCTCGGTGGTCACCACGCTGCCGCGGGTCATCGCGCACACCTGGTCGATCGCGCGCGACTACGGCGTCGCCGACCTGGTCGGCGGCGTCCATGCCTGCCGGATCCCGGTCGTCGATCTGGAGACCGACCCCGAGGCGTACGCGACGATCCTGGCCGCCTGCCGCCGGGCGCTGGCCGAGGACGGCTCGGAGGCGATCGTCCTCGGCTGCGCCGGGATGGCCGACCTGTGCGCCCGGCTCTCCAAGGAGCTCGAGGTGCCCGTCGTCGACGGCGTCGCCGCGGCGACTGCCGAGGTCGAGAAGCTGGTCCGACTCGGGCTGAGCACCAGCAAGCACGACGGGTACGCCGCTCCCCCAGCGAAGGAGATCAGGGTCCTGCGGTGA
- a CDS encoding NUDIX hydrolase — protein MEHPPGHVSKVAVTVDLVVLTVRDDALCALVVRRGIEPFAGAWALPGGFVLEDEGLEEAAARELAEETGLRPGSVHVEQLATYGAPGRDPRARVVTVAYLALAPDLPVPAAGSDAADAQWCRVDALLAGDDLAFDHAAILRDGVERARSKLEYSPLGAAFCAEEFTVAELRRVYEIVWGERLDPRNFHRKVTKTEAFLEPTGATTTRDGGRPAQLFRRGSAEHLHPPLLRRTASLDVTAGP, from the coding sequence ATGGAGCACCCCCCAGGCCACGTGAGCAAGGTCGCCGTCACCGTCGACCTCGTCGTGCTCACCGTCCGTGACGATGCGCTCTGCGCCCTGGTCGTCCGCCGCGGCATCGAGCCGTTCGCCGGCGCTTGGGCGCTTCCGGGCGGGTTCGTCCTCGAGGACGAGGGCCTGGAGGAGGCCGCTGCGCGCGAGCTCGCCGAGGAGACCGGCCTGCGCCCGGGGAGCGTGCACGTCGAGCAGCTGGCGACGTACGGCGCGCCGGGGCGAGACCCGCGGGCGCGGGTGGTGACGGTCGCCTATCTCGCGCTGGCGCCCGACCTCCCGGTGCCCGCGGCGGGCTCGGACGCGGCCGACGCGCAGTGGTGCCGGGTCGATGCGCTGCTGGCCGGCGACGACCTCGCCTTCGACCACGCCGCCATCCTGCGCGACGGCGTCGAGCGGGCCCGCTCCAAGCTGGAGTACTCCCCGCTGGGCGCGGCCTTCTGTGCCGAGGAGTTCACCGTCGCCGAGCTGCGCCGGGTCTACGAGATCGTCTGGGGCGAGCGGCTCGATCCTCGCAACTTCCACCGCAAGGTCACCAAGACCGAGGCCTTCCTCGAGCCCACGGGCGCCACCACGACCCGCGACGGCGGCCGCCCGGCCCAGCTCTTCCGCCGCGGCTCGGCTGAGCATCTGCACCCGCCGCTGCTGCGCCGTACGGCGTCGCTGGACGTCACCGCAGGACCCTGA
- a CDS encoding SPFH domain-containing protein, which yields MADIARYPFLRHLRGSTTTHVQHLHNGTVRHSGVGVSFWYRPLSAVLSEVPVDDRELPLLFHARTADFQDLTTQATVSFRIVDPAAVAGRIDFSIDPENGRWRGSPLDQVAGLLTETAQQYALDLIAAQSLADVLAGGVGPVRDAIAAGLGGDERLTATGLAILGVRVVALRPEPEVEKALLTPTRERVQADADKATYERRATAVERERAISENELQNKIELARREEQLVGQQGVNARRSAEEKAAAARIATAAEAERTQVLAEANAQATRATGLAKADAEAAALAAYRDLPEAVLLGLALKELAANLPQIEHLALTPDLLAPVLAKLGARSTEAA from the coding sequence ATGGCCGACATCGCCCGCTACCCCTTCCTCCGCCACCTGCGCGGGAGCACCACCACCCACGTCCAGCACCTGCACAACGGCACCGTCCGCCACAGCGGCGTCGGCGTCTCGTTCTGGTACCGCCCGCTCTCCGCGGTCCTCTCCGAGGTGCCTGTCGACGACCGCGAGCTGCCGCTGCTCTTTCACGCGCGCACCGCGGACTTCCAGGACCTGACCACACAGGCCACGGTCAGCTTCCGGATCGTCGACCCGGCCGCGGTCGCCGGCCGCATCGACTTCTCCATCGACCCCGAGAACGGCCGCTGGCGCGGCAGCCCGCTCGACCAGGTCGCCGGCCTGCTGACCGAGACCGCGCAGCAGTACGCCCTCGACCTCATCGCCGCCCAGAGCCTGGCCGACGTGCTCGCCGGCGGCGTCGGGCCGGTGCGCGACGCGATCGCCGCCGGCCTGGGTGGCGACGAGCGGCTGACCGCCACCGGGCTCGCGATCCTGGGCGTGCGGGTCGTCGCGCTGCGTCCCGAGCCCGAGGTGGAGAAGGCGCTCCTCACCCCGACCCGCGAGCGGGTCCAGGCGGACGCCGACAAGGCGACGTACGAACGGCGCGCGACGGCGGTCGAGCGCGAGCGGGCCATCTCCGAGAACGAGCTGCAGAACAAGATCGAGCTCGCCCGCCGCGAGGAACAGCTGGTCGGCCAGCAGGGCGTCAACGCGCGGCGCAGCGCCGAGGAGAAGGCCGCTGCCGCCCGGATCGCGACCGCCGCCGAGGCCGAGCGCACCCAGGTGCTGGCCGAGGCGAACGCCCAGGCCACCCGGGCCACCGGGCTGGCGAAGGCGGATGCCGAGGCCGCCGCCCTGGCCGCCTACCGCGACCTGCCCGAGGCGGTCCTGCTCGGCCTCGCCCTCAAGGAGCTGGCCGCCAACCTGCCCCAGATCGAGCACCTGGCGCTCACCCCCGACCTGCTCGCGCCGGTCCTCGCCAAGCTCGGCGCGCGGAGCACGGAGGCGGCATGA
- a CDS encoding NAD(+)/NADH kinase encodes MSVAPRVVLVHRATELEELVARHGTLGQVGFFLSSRGRDLAEVQGRHETLKAAISQVGAAIPLDWRQGSVERGDLDRFLFGPEDIVVVVGQDGLVANVAKYLDGQPVIGIDPEPGRNAGVLVRYPPRAAADLIRSTGTCEERTMVEAVADDGQSLVALNEVYVGQATHQTARYRLTVAGRTESQASSGLIVATGTGATGWARSAWVERHSTLTLPTPSAPELAWFVREAWPSPATGTTQTEGTLAGGEQTGDCLTIEVESDRLVAFGDGIETDTLALSWGQQVVVRRAERRLRLVSG; translated from the coding sequence ATGAGCGTCGCCCCGCGCGTGGTGCTGGTCCACCGGGCCACCGAGCTGGAGGAGCTCGTCGCCCGGCACGGCACCCTCGGCCAGGTCGGCTTCTTCCTTTCCAGCAGGGGCCGTGATCTGGCCGAGGTGCAGGGCCGTCACGAGACTCTGAAGGCGGCGATCTCGCAGGTCGGCGCCGCGATCCCGCTCGACTGGCGGCAGGGGTCGGTCGAGCGGGGCGATCTCGACCGGTTCCTCTTCGGCCCCGAGGACATCGTGGTCGTGGTCGGCCAGGACGGCCTGGTCGCCAACGTGGCGAAGTACCTCGACGGGCAGCCGGTGATCGGGATCGACCCCGAGCCGGGCCGGAACGCGGGTGTGCTCGTGCGCTACCCGCCGCGCGCCGCCGCCGACCTGATCCGCTCGACCGGCACGTGCGAGGAGCGGACCATGGTCGAGGCGGTCGCCGACGACGGTCAGTCGCTGGTCGCGCTCAACGAGGTGTACGTCGGCCAGGCCACCCACCAGACCGCCCGCTACCGGCTCACCGTGGCCGGCCGGACGGAGTCGCAGGCCTCCTCCGGTCTGATCGTCGCGACCGGCACGGGTGCCACCGGATGGGCGCGGTCGGCGTGGGTCGAGCGGCACAGCACGCTCACGCTTCCCACGCCTTCGGCCCCGGAGCTGGCCTGGTTCGTGCGGGAGGCGTGGCCCTCGCCGGCGACCGGGACGACCCAGACCGAGGGCACGCTGGCCGGCGGCGAGCAGACGGGCGACTGCCTCACGATCGAGGTGGAGTCCGACCGCCTGGTCGCCTTCGGCGACGGCATCGAGACCGACACGCTCGCGTTGTCGTGGGGCCAGCAGGTCGTCGTACGCCGCGCGGAGCGCAGGCTGCGCCTGGTCTCAGGCTGA
- a CDS encoding TetR/AcrR family transcriptional regulator yields the protein MDRKEELLEQVVEHVHKHGLIGLTLRPLAAAIGTSDRMLIYHFGGRDELVAAVVARTNELSVAAVAALPPAADVRAGVEALWRAYRCDPLHSCLQIYLQAAATGLIGMEPYRSVVRETNELWYAALRDYITACGAPPERAGRIVTLVDSSLFGFHLDLATDRPDELAAGVADLAAAAGAIASA from the coding sequence ATGGACCGCAAGGAGGAGCTCCTCGAGCAGGTGGTCGAGCACGTGCACAAGCACGGGCTGATCGGGCTGACCCTGCGTCCGCTGGCGGCCGCGATCGGCACCAGCGACCGGATGCTGATCTACCACTTCGGCGGCCGCGACGAGCTGGTCGCCGCGGTGGTGGCGCGCACCAACGAGCTCTCCGTCGCGGCGGTCGCGGCGCTGCCGCCGGCCGCCGACGTACGGGCCGGGGTGGAGGCGCTGTGGCGGGCCTACCGCTGCGACCCGCTGCACAGCTGCCTGCAGATCTACCTGCAGGCGGCCGCGACCGGGCTGATCGGGATGGAGCCCTACCGCTCGGTCGTCCGGGAGACCAACGAGCTCTGGTACGCCGCGCTGCGCGACTACATCACCGCGTGCGGCGCGCCGCCGGAGCGGGCCGGCCGGATCGTCACGCTGGTGGACTCCTCGCTGTTCGGCTTCCATCTCGACCTGGCCACCGACAGGCCCGACGAGCTCGCCGCGGGCGTGGCCGACCTCGCCGCGGCCGCGGGAGCGATCGCCTCAGCCTGA
- a CDS encoding DMT family transporter, translated as MYAATLLVVAIAIEVASTALLPRTEGFRNLPWSVAVLAGYGASIWLLSVVVERMPVSVAYAIWSGLGTALVAGIGVMFLGEHLTAAKAGFLAMIVVGVVGLNLSGAH; from the coding sequence ATGTACGCCGCCACCCTGCTCGTCGTCGCGATCGCGATCGAGGTCGCCAGCACCGCGCTGCTCCCCCGCACCGAGGGATTCCGCAACCTCCCGTGGTCCGTCGCCGTCCTGGCCGGCTACGGCGCCTCGATCTGGCTGCTGTCGGTGGTCGTGGAGCGGATGCCGGTCTCGGTGGCGTACGCCATCTGGTCAGGCCTCGGCACCGCCCTGGTCGCGGGCATCGGTGTGATGTTCCTCGGCGAGCACCTCACCGCCGCGAAGGCCGGCTTCCTGGCGATGATCGTCGTCGGCGTGGTCGGGCTGAACCTCTCCGGCGCCCACTGA
- a CDS encoding FAD-binding dehydrogenase: protein MTKHADVIVVGAGLAGLAAAAEAADAGKSVLLVDQEPEQSLGGQAFWSLGGLFLVDSPEQRRMGIKDSPELALQDWMGSAQFDRDVDLWPRRWAEAYLDFAAGEKRSWLHQMGHRIFPVVGWAERGDGRADGHGNSVPRFHITWGTGPGVVEPFERRVRAHADTGRITFAFRHRVDQVLVEDGAAVGVNGKVLEPSDIERGQASSRTEVEDFELRGQAVIVTSGGIGGNHDLVRKHWPSRLGTPPQSMVSGVPAHVDGRMLEITAATGARIINDDRMWHYVEGIRNWDSIWANHGIRILPGPSSLWLDATGKRLPAPFFPGFDTLGTLKHLRETGYDYSWFVLTEKIIKKEFALSGSEQNPDLTGKDLKLLAERARKGPGPVKKFMEHGEDFVVAENLTALVHGMNGLAEKDPTGPQINEGELRRIIEARDREIANNFTKDAQITALYAARHYRGDKLQRTAKPHRILDPEAGPLIAVKLHILSRKTLGGLETDLSGRCLTSAGTPLPGLYAAGEVAGFGGGGMMGYNALEGTFLGGCLFSGRTAGRAAAAAI from the coding sequence ATGACGAAGCACGCCGACGTGATCGTGGTGGGAGCCGGCCTCGCCGGCCTGGCGGCAGCGGCCGAGGCCGCCGACGCGGGAAAGAGTGTTCTGCTCGTCGACCAGGAGCCCGAGCAGTCGCTGGGCGGCCAGGCCTTCTGGAGCCTGGGCGGACTCTTCCTCGTCGACAGCCCCGAGCAGCGCCGCATGGGGATCAAGGACTCGCCCGAGCTGGCGCTCCAGGACTGGATGGGGTCGGCTCAGTTCGACCGTGACGTGGACCTGTGGCCGCGGCGGTGGGCGGAGGCGTACCTCGACTTCGCGGCCGGGGAGAAGCGCTCCTGGCTGCACCAGATGGGCCACCGGATCTTCCCGGTCGTCGGCTGGGCTGAGCGCGGTGACGGCCGCGCCGACGGGCACGGCAACTCGGTGCCGCGCTTCCACATCACCTGGGGGACCGGGCCGGGTGTGGTCGAGCCGTTCGAGCGGCGGGTGCGTGCCCATGCCGACACCGGCCGGATCACCTTCGCCTTCCGGCACCGCGTCGACCAGGTGCTGGTCGAGGACGGTGCCGCCGTCGGCGTCAACGGCAAGGTGCTCGAGCCCAGCGACATCGAGCGTGGACAGGCCTCCTCGCGTACGGAGGTGGAGGACTTCGAGCTGCGTGGCCAGGCCGTGATCGTCACCTCCGGAGGCATCGGCGGCAACCACGACCTGGTCCGCAAGCACTGGCCCTCGCGGCTCGGCACCCCGCCGCAGTCGATGGTCTCCGGTGTGCCCGCGCACGTGGACGGCCGGATGCTCGAGATCACCGCCGCGACCGGCGCGCGGATCATCAACGACGACCGGATGTGGCACTACGTCGAGGGCATCCGCAACTGGGACTCGATCTGGGCCAACCACGGCATCCGGATCCTCCCCGGTCCCTCGTCGCTGTGGCTGGACGCCACCGGCAAGCGCCTGCCGGCGCCGTTCTTCCCCGGCTTCGACACCCTCGGCACGCTCAAGCACCTGCGCGAGACCGGCTACGACTACTCCTGGTTCGTGCTGACCGAGAAGATCATCAAGAAGGAGTTCGCGCTCTCCGGCTCGGAGCAGAACCCCGACCTGACCGGCAAGGACCTCAAGCTGCTCGCCGAGCGGGCCCGCAAGGGCCCCGGCCCGGTGAAGAAGTTCATGGAGCACGGCGAGGACTTCGTGGTCGCCGAGAACCTCACCGCCCTGGTCCACGGCATGAACGGCCTCGCCGAGAAGGACCCGACCGGCCCGCAGATCAACGAGGGCGAGCTGCGCCGGATCATCGAGGCCCGCGACCGCGAGATCGCCAACAACTTCACCAAGGACGCCCAGATCACGGCGCTGTACGCCGCCCGCCACTACCGCGGCGACAAGCTGCAGCGCACCGCCAAGCCCCACCGGATCCTCGACCCCGAGGCCGGCCCGCTGATCGCGGTCAAGCTGCACATCCTCTCCCGCAAGACCCTCGGCGGGCTGGAGACCGACCTGTCGGGCCGCTGCCTGACCTCGGCCGGCACCCCGCTGCCCGGGCTCTACGCGGCCGGCGAGGTCGCCGGCTTCGGCGGCGGCGGGATGATGGGCTACAACGCGCTCGAGGGCACGTTCCTCGGCGGCTGCCTGTTCTCGGGACGTACGGCGGGTCGGGCCGCGGCTGCGGCGATCTGA
- a CDS encoding GNAT family N-acetyltransferase, translating into MSDIEYVENPSRHRYEIRDGETVAGFAVYRLPDDEHVDFLHTEVGEAYNGQGLASKLVAFALADVKAKGKRIIPHCPYVAGWLKRHGEEYADITDWPA; encoded by the coding sequence GTGAGCGACATCGAGTACGTAGAGAACCCGTCCAGGCACCGCTACGAGATCCGCGACGGCGAGACGGTCGCCGGATTCGCGGTCTACCGGCTGCCCGACGACGAGCACGTGGACTTCCTGCACACCGAGGTCGGCGAGGCGTACAACGGGCAGGGGCTGGCCTCGAAGCTGGTGGCGTTCGCGCTGGCCGATGTGAAGGCGAAGGGGAAGCGGATCATCCCGCACTGCCCCTACGTCGCGGGGTGGCTCAAGCGGCACGGCGAGGAGTACGCCGACATCACCGACTGGCCGGCCTGA
- a CDS encoding methyltransferase family protein — translation MPKVPPPVYVVVGLAAQHLLARGRRPTVVRSVAAGLVAAGSVYLAGGAARAFKHKDTTFNPLEPERATAVVTDGPYRFTRNPMYVGMAGLLAAHAVLRGGLLPFLPVAAFVAVIDRTQIPAEEKALSWSFGEAYDSYRAATPRWLGTRHRDDHRGEPWGQR, via the coding sequence ATGCCGAAGGTGCCGCCGCCTGTCTATGTCGTCGTCGGCCTGGCCGCCCAGCATCTGCTCGCCCGCGGTCGCCGGCCGACGGTGGTGCGGTCCGTCGCGGCTGGGCTCGTCGCGGCCGGGTCGGTCTATCTCGCGGGCGGCGCGGCTCGCGCGTTCAAGCACAAGGACACCACCTTCAACCCGCTCGAGCCCGAGCGCGCCACCGCGGTCGTCACCGACGGGCCCTACCGCTTCACCCGCAACCCGATGTACGTCGGCATGGCCGGTCTCCTCGCCGCCCACGCGGTCCTGCGGGGTGGTCTGCTGCCGTTCCTTCCCGTCGCCGCCTTCGTCGCCGTCATCGACCGCACCCAGATCCCGGCCGAGGAGAAGGCCCTGTCGTGGAGCTTCGGCGAGGCGTACGACTCCTACCGGGCGGCCACGCCCCGCTGGCTCGGCACGCGACACCGAGACGACCACCGTGGCGAGCCTTGGGGTCAGCGGTGA
- a CDS encoding TetR/AcrR family transcriptional regulator, whose product MPASAGVRRRGAVRSEEARIAVLGATGRLFATQGYDHLTIEGIAAEAGVSKQTIYRWWSSKSAVVADALIEDKLLPDHPVVPDTGDIRADLIAWMQSLIDLVAQPGNDGLVRSLVAAACENPDIGNRLNDALGITATVSTRIEAAVAAGQLPADLPVMEFVRALVGGFVLHSLERSEPAPDIAERLVRALLH is encoded by the coding sequence ATGCCAGCGTCAGCAGGAGTGCGCCGTCGAGGTGCCGTACGCAGCGAGGAGGCTCGCATCGCGGTCCTCGGCGCGACCGGGCGGCTCTTCGCGACCCAGGGCTACGACCACCTCACCATCGAGGGCATCGCGGCGGAGGCGGGCGTCTCCAAGCAGACGATCTACCGCTGGTGGTCCTCGAAGAGCGCGGTCGTGGCCGACGCGCTGATCGAGGACAAGCTGCTGCCGGACCACCCCGTGGTCCCCGACACCGGTGACATCCGCGCCGACCTGATCGCGTGGATGCAGAGCCTCATCGACCTCGTCGCCCAGCCCGGCAACGACGGCCTCGTCCGCTCGCTGGTCGCGGCCGCCTGCGAGAACCCCGACATCGGCAACCGCCTCAACGACGCGCTCGGCATCACCGCGACCGTCTCCACCCGCATCGAGGCCGCCGTCGCGGCCGGCCAGCTGCCCGCCGACCTCCCGGTCATGGAGTTCGTACGCGCCCTGGTCGGTGGCTTCGTGCTCCACTCCCTCGAGCGCTCCGAGCCCGCTCCGGACATCGCCGAGCGGCTGGTGCGCGCGCTGCTGCACTGA